The window TGATCTGGGGTCTTAGCAGAGCCCGTTTGTCTTGGGTCGTCATAACCCCAGCTTAATGGATCTTGCAATGTCCTAGTGCCACGTGGTGATGGGGGTGgttgtattaatataaaaaatagtataatttgtattataaatattttaatttttcttataattcaaagtattgctcttaaaaatagtataattggtattacaaatatcattattttattataataaatagtatttgcattaacaatattattatttttattaaaatttatagtattaatataaaaaatagtattatttgtgctataaatattattattctatttataattaatagtatgaatactaaaaatattatcagttgtggtataaatattataatttttattataagtaataatattataataacaatgagAAGCGAAAACCCAACACTTAGAATGTCCTTGTGCCATGTGGTGATAGGGCTAACTGAGCACCACGTGGCATTGAGGTTGCCATAGCCACTCGGGTCTTTTACCATGACCTATAGTGTAATCAGTCTTGACTtatatgttttagttttatgtataatataatattataatataatataatgtattCATATTCAAAACTTATATACATGCCTTTTCCCATTTAATAACTACTCATCGATGATGTCACATGGGATGACTTTTTAGAACTTTATTTTcatagttttcataattttgtgtttttttgtcatttttaatgactttttaGAACTTTATTTTCacagtcattttttatttctatttatttttaaattttacagatAGCATTGTTAtagacaatatttttaatttcctgGATAATTAGAAATTTGTTTTGGGCAAATTTTCCAACCCTGTCTATTCAAGTTCAACTTATCATATCTAAAGTATTATTCAAACTTGTCATCTTCTTGTGGGATTCTCttaattccttttaattttctgtCTTTCTAATCCTTACATTTCAATCTTAATTATGTAATTCAAGCTGCATGATTAGGCGAACCAAAAgggtaaataaatatatataaaagtcatcaccagttttaaaaataactacgACATCTAAGATTGATATTGcaaatattctaaaataatagGCTAGttataccaaataaaaaataaaaatcatatctaaaataaattgttatatatttgtttaatttaaggGCAAGTCACATTTTTATACTAAGATGTCTAAATGATGTGTTTAGAATTATGGTAGCAATGacggttcaaagtgttttttgtttagaaatgtattaaaataaagtttttttatttttttaaattatatttgatatcaacacataaaaaagatccaaaaacttaaaaaataaatattttaaataaaaaaattaaatttttaaaaaatgtgatttccattgtatttttaaacacttTCTAAATATTTGCTATTAAAGGTCCAGTCCTTAAGTTTTGGACAGTTTTGTGGCAATAAAATTAGGTTAaacattatttcatttaattattgtaaaatGGGTTTAAAGGCGTTTACTCACATTTGGTGGCCCTAAAGGAGTGAAATTGACCTAGCTATAATTTGCTTGCttgaaaagaggaaaagaaaggaaatcatGTTCTAACACCAAACTTCTTTACGGTATGTTTAGAAGTataattgtgattgttttttaaaatatttttcatattgaaatgtattaaaataatattttttttattttttaaaaattatttttgagatcagcgcatgaaaacgatccaaaacacataaaaaaattaatttttaacaaaaaaaattaaatttttagaaaacacggtttgcaccgcgtttccaaacgaaGTCTTTATAAACTATCACatctaagaaaataaataaaataaacaccaTGCACTATTAAAGATTTAACATCCTGaatgaaacaataataaaacaataatatttatgaatattaaaatgttAAGAATAAATACAGTTATCCTACAGGTGACCTAAGCAGCTAATTAAGTAGTTGGTTGGATGGAAAACCGAAGGAGCAACTTGGAAGGGTATTCTTGAGAGGCATTTTCAAACATGCAAATCCAAGCACAAATCAAAGTAGAAGAgtgaaaaacattaatatatatacatgcacattaaaatttagtaaaattattgagagaaaaacaaaaaatgtgcAGACTACAAAACCAAAacgaaaattttttattgaaaaaaataatttttatgtacaTATAAAAACTAATGTAGCAACAAACACTCCCACAATTTGGACTCTAAGAGTATCaatattaacttatttttccGCCATGAAttcagaacaaaaaaataaaattaaaaggccaAAATAACTATGCAATTAACATGGtcctatataagaaaaataaagtaaattcacaacaaatgtgcaaaaaaaaccatatttgaaACAACAACatgcatttaattttgaaaCTAGACATCAAGATCAAATATAacttttatctaaaaacaaataCGTGATGTTGTAACAAATTTacatacatttttaaatttaacaacCATGTCATGAAATTCTAAACATGATATGATTCCAACACAAACAACATCAAATACATAATAACATgcaatccaacaaaaaaaaatatgaaaatgtcAACGGTATCATCCATGGAAagaaaatcttataaaatatcaaaaagcaACTTGCATAAATACAAATATTGatagaaataattattaaaaagtagAATTTGACATGGAGTAACCTTCAATGAGGGGAACCTCTTATGACATGAAACAGCTCCTTAGTTACATACGCACCAAAATGAAACGACATGTAGTTCATCATTCCATTCAAGCCCTTTTTAGATCAATTGCGGGCGGGTGCAGCAGTAACTGATCTTTCTTATATGAACCCTCTTTCTTTAACGACACTGATACAAAAATGCACCACCATAACCTCTCTCAGAAAGGCTTATCAACTCCACGCTCTAATCCTCACAACCACGATCTCAACAAGCTATGCACAATGTCCATATTTGAACAACAACATCCTCTCTATGTACGCGCGTTGCGGTTCTCTTTTCAACGCAAAGAAACTGTTCGACAAAATGCCTCAGAGAAATATTGTTTCGTATAATGCATTAATTTCAGCTTTTTCTAGAGATTCTAATCATGGGTTCTTGAGTTTGAAGTTATTTGCGCTGGTGGGTACTCAAGGTTTGACGCCTAATGGGTCAACTTTCTCGAGTTCACTTCAAGCTTGTTGTTTGCTTGAGGATTGGTTTATGGGGTCATTGATCCATGGTCAATCTGTTAAGCATGGGTTTTTTAATGATGTATTTGTTAAGACATCATTGCTTGGGATGTATTCGAATTGTGGGGATCTGGAATCTGCAAACAAAGTTTTTGGTTGTGTTGTACAGAAGGATGCTGTTCTGTGGAATTCCATGATATTTGggaatttgaaaaatgaaaggTTAGAGGAAGGGGTTTTATTATTTGGTAAAATGGTGAGGCATGGCATTGTTCCAACCGAGTTCACATACTCAATGATATTGAATGCTTGTGGTAAATTTGGAGATTGTAGGCGTGGACAAGTTATCCATGCACAAGTTATTGTTTTGAATGTACTAGCCGATTTGCCTTTGCAAAATGCGTTGCTTGACATGTATTGCAGTTGCGGTGACACCGAAACTGGATTTAATGTctttaataaaattgagaaaccAGATTTAGTTTCTTGGAACTCAATGATTTCTGGATATGCGGAGAATGGAGAGGGAGCGGATGCTATGAATCTGTTCCTCCAGTTGGTAGAAGTGTTTCTTCCTAAACCGGATGAATATACTTTTGCTGCTGTTATTTCTGCTACTAGTGCATTTTCGGCAACTTGTTATGGGAAACCTCTTCATGCCCAGGTTATGAAAGTGGGATCGGAGAGGAGTGTCTTCATAGGAACTACATTATTGTCAATGTATCTGAAAAATGGTGATACTGAATCCGCTGAACAGGTTTTCAATATGATTGAAGAGAAGGATGTTGTTCTCTGGACTGAAATGATTATGGGTCATTCTAGATTGGGTGGTGGGGAAAGTGCAATAAAATTATTCAGCATGATGTGTCATGAAGGCTACAAGATTGACAGTTTTGCTCTCAGCGGAGCTTTGAGTGCCTGTGCTGACCTCGCAACTTTAAACCAAGGAGAGATGATTCATACTCAGACTGTAAAAAGAGGATGTGATGCTGAAATATCTGTTTGTGGAAGTCTTGTACATATGTATGCAAAAAATGGTGACCTTCATGCTGCTCGATCAATATTTTCCCAAGTTTCAAACCCTGATTTGAAGTGCTGGAACTCAATGCTTGGGGGCTATAGCCAACATGGAATGGCAGAGGAGGCGATGATAATCTTTGCGAAGATTTTAGTCAATGGTCAAAGACCTGATCAAGTAACATTTTTGTCCCTGCTGTCCGCTTGCAGCCATAGTGGCTTGGTTGAAGAAGGAAAGCTCTTGTGGAgtcatataaagaaaaatgatgttATACCTGGGCCTAAGCATTACTCTTGCATGGTTAGTTTATTAAGCCGAGCTGGATTGCTGGACGAGGCAGAAGAACTGATTATCAAATCAACTTACAGCAAAGATCATTTGGAATTATGGCGAACCTTGCTGAGCTCTTGTGTCAATAAAAGGAATTTGAAAATAGGAGTTCGCGCAGCAGAAGAAATATTACAATTAGAGCCAGAAGACAGTGCAACACACATTCTGCTTTCAAATCTTTATGCCGCTGCAGGGAGATGGGAGGCTGTTGCCGAAATGAGGAGAAAGATAAGTGGACTGATGATCGAAAAAGACCCTGGACTAAGCTggattgaaggaaaaaaatgatattcatgtattttattcCAGAGACCAATCCAACCCGATGATTGATGAAGCCCAAGCTGAATTGCGTAGATTGGAAGGGAACGTGATGaacttaaaaaacttttaagtcTCCAGAATTGATAGTTTGTTTGGATTAGACTAGTGATTAATGACTTAGAATACCTTTCTTCATTCGTGGTAAGCAGTTGCTCGGGAGTAGCCAAATCCTGGGCGCAAACTGAACACGGCGTAATTGATCCTAGCCTTCAGCAGCCCTATTTTTACAACCCCCTCTACTGATTGCTTTTCATGCCTCTCTAGCCTAGGAGTAAACATTGTGAAGTCTGTTGCTAATTTAATtactaaaaagaatatttaattactaaaaaGGGTCTCCACATAAAAAatcgaatttaaaatttaattattaaatattttctcttcaGTAGTAGATTTTTCTAAGAATTTCGaaactctttaaataaataaaataaaataacttgagCTAAACAAAGTAGGAAATGAAAagttcaaaaggaaaaaaaatctaaataatttagaaaattgaaaaatattagggAAAAAACTTACCCAATAACACATTATGAGCCTAATTTGAAGGAATCTTAATTTTTGATCTAATTTATTTCAGTTGGCTAACTATATAATTGACAATATGTTACAGATCAATGAAATGCGAAGGCACTaacatcatttttaataattgacaacaataataacattGATGGATGTGTGGTTAGAACTAGAGGATAATTTCTTTCCAATCTAGAAGAAATTGATACAGGTGGTTCTGATGAGCTAGTTATTGATCTTCCATAACTAAGCTATATAAATAAACTTATAGAGATATTTATGGTCTAATAGGATATaacaaagtataaaaaaaggtttgtgTTGTGCAAAATGgtgaatatgataaaaaataaaaaatataagtgagGAGATTTTATGAGCACGATTTATAAGGGGTTGTCTTTATAAACtgggataaaaataatatatttttatatttactcttAATAACTACCCCTTCTTTTCTAGATGCTAACATTATACGTTTTCTCTTTATAATAAGGGTATACATGTTACTCCCCCCCATCATGCAtgcatttcttttcatataGTCATAGTCTACCTAACAATATATtacatatattaataaatatcataTCACACCAAAcactatcaaaatattttttagatataaaaataaaactagataatatTTGTCTACAATTACCTTACTATCTTGATTCAAACAATTTAGTTTGTAGGGCTTGTGATATTTTTTCTATCGATGTACAACTTCTTTATAGCTCATCAACATCATATTCTTAAAGATACCATTATTAGTGATTATAATACATACCTTATTTTTATAGAgcaagttcaataaaaaaagctatAGCCAATCCATACTTAAACTAACCTTAAGAGCAAGCAAGCTCTTTTAGATGACTAAGATACACTATCATTGTATTGCAAAACCTCTTCACTACtatttaaattatcatataTGGGATCACCTACCCTTTTATTAGGTTCTTCTACAAGTAAATTATATCTTAGATGACTTTTTAGCTTATTGTAATCAAAAGATCAGTGCCCTTACTCAACGCATCTTAAAGCCAAATTTAGAACCCTaacctatgatttttttagctattgGTTTAAGTTAAGTggataatttctatttattggCATGAACAGTTCTATTAGTACCCTAACAATCTACCTTTTCTTCATATTCAAATCCATCTAATAGGCTTTTAAAACggtaacaaaaattataaacacaCATGTTCTAGATGGGTTGTAGATACCTAACAACCAATTGTTGTTCCATTTCTAACAGATCATTTTCTAGTCATTAGTTAGTAAAATTCATCAATGTATTTATCAATAATCATTTCTCTTATCTCAATGTATGGAGTTATTGGTACAAAGTTTAAAAGTatccaaaaagaacaaaatgctcatttatctttttattcatcttctccaaatcattaatattttatttgcccTATCTTTCTTGTGATCTCTTTAATTTCTCTCATGTAGCAAAAGCATGCATGctagttttgttttattattattaggttgGTTAAGgaacaatttggtattttaatgcatataaaa is drawn from Populus nigra chromosome 5, ddPopNigr1.1, whole genome shotgun sequence and contains these coding sequences:
- the LOC133694241 gene encoding LOW QUALITY PROTEIN: pentatricopeptide repeat-containing protein At3g50420 (The sequence of the model RefSeq protein was modified relative to this genomic sequence to represent the inferred CDS: deleted 1 base in 1 codon), producing the protein MNPLSLTTLIQKCTTITSLRKAYQLHALILTTTISTSYAQCPYLNNNILSMYARCGSLFNAKKLFDKMPQRNIVSYNALISAFSRDSNHGFLSLKLFALVGTQGLTPNGSTFSSSLQACCLLEDWFMGSLIHGQSVKHGFFNDVFVKTSLLGMYSNCGDLESANKVFGCVVQKDAVLWNSMIFGNLKNERLEEGVLLFGKMVRHGIVPTEFTYSMILNACGKFGDCRRGQVIHAQVIVLNVLADLPLQNALLDMYCSCGDTETGFNVFNKIEKPDLVSWNSMISGYAENGEGADAMNLFLQLVEVFLPKPDEYTFAAVISATSAFSATCYGKPLHAQVMKVGSERSVFIGTTLLSMYLKNGDTESAEQVFNMIEEKDVVLWTEMIMGHSRLGGGESAIKLFSMMCHEGYKIDSFALSGALSACADLATLNQGEMIHTQTVKRGCDAEISVCGSLVHMYAKNGDLHAARSIFSQVSNPDLKCWNSMLGGYSQHGMAEEAMIIFAKILVNGQRPDQVTFLSLLSACSHSGLVEEGKLLWSHIKKNDVIPGPKHYSCMVSLLSRAGLLDEAEELIIKSTYSKDHLELWRTLLSSCVNKRNLKIGVRAAEEILQLEPEDSATHILLSNLYAAAGRWEAVAEMRRKISGLMIEKDPGLSWIEGKNDIHVFYSRDQSNPMIDEAQAELRRLEGNVMNLKNF